TTGCAAATTTGGGTGCGCAGTTGGAAAGTCCCATGGTCAAGCCGGATGAGGTGGCGAAGATCGGCAGGGAATACGAGCGTGTCCAGAAGGATATGGACGCAAAACTCGCGGAATGGGAACGGATGCAAAATTGATATTACACAACCAGCATGAGTGCTCCCGCCGCAGTCCTCGGCGGCGGGGACGCCGCCTTGAGCAAGATAAAATTGTAATTTTTGCAGGAAGTCATTTGATTAAATTTAAAAGGAGTCTGGGATGAGCAGTGAAAATGCATGTCCAAAATGCAATACCGTCATGGAAAAAGGGACTTTGCAATTATCTGGTAAATTTGGAGAGTCCCCATTTACATGGGAAGATGCCGGCGAAAACCGAATCAAACTGGTTGCCTATCATTGTCCCAAATGCGGTCATATTGAACTGAATGCGCCACCGAAGAAGGTCCAATGAAGACGCCCTACATCGACCTCAGCCACACCGTCCACGACGGACTGGTCACCTACAAGGGACTGCCCGCCGCCATCGTCTGCGACTTCCTCAGCCGCGAGGAGTCGCGTTCGCGGTACGCGCCGGGCACGGAGTTCCAGATCGGCAAGATCGAAATGGTGACGAACACCGGTACGTACGTGGATTGCCCCTTTCACCGTTACGCGGACGGCAGGGATCTATCCGAAGTGGAGTTGGAGCGGTTCGTGGATATCGAAGGCATCGTCATCCGCGCGGATCATCGCAAGGGGCTGGCGGTCACAGCCGAGGCGTTCAGAGGGAAGGATGTGCGCGGGCGGGCGGTCCTCGTCCACACAGGCTGGGCGGAGCATTGGGCGACGGATGCGTATTTCGAGAATCATCCTTTTCTGACGGAAGACGCGGCGGTTTATCTGCGCGATCAAGGAGCGAAGCTTGTGGGAATCGATTCGCATAACATCGACAACACGAGCGGAAATACCAGGCCCGTCCACTCGACGCTTTTGCGTGAGGAAATTCTCATTGCCGAGCATTTGTGTAACCTGGAAAATGTTCCAGATGAAGGTTTTACGTTTACAGCCGTCCCGCCAAAGTTCAAAGGCGCGGGGACGTTTCCCGTCCGCGCGTTCGCGAAGTTGAAATAGACGATAACTTCCAACGTTCATCTCGTTGGAAGTTTTTTTTATCCATCGGGTAGCAATCCTTCCTTCGGCGTGCTATAGTGATGTTGCCAAGGCGATTCACCCTGGCAGGAGGAAAATATGTCCTGGCAAAGTCAATTGCGCGGCGACCCGGTTCCATGGCTGTTGGAAGAGGACGATCCGGGAACCCGGTACCTGGCGCTTCGGGATGTGGTCGGGCTATCGGACCAAGACTCAGAATTGAGGTCCGCGCGGAGGCGGGCACATCGTGAAGGTCCGATCGCGGCGGTTTTGTCCCACATGCGGGAGGAGGGATATTGGGTCAAGGCGGGTCCGGGGTATGGTCCGAAGTACAAGGGGACGGTTTGGGCGATCGTCCTGCTCGCGCAACTGGGGGCAAAGGCTGCGAAAGATAAACGGATCGAAAGGGCATGCAGGTATTTGATCGACCACGCCCTGGCGGAGGGCGGTCAATTCACTGCGATGAGTTCCGGCGCTCCCTCCGGGACGGTGGATTGCCTGCAAGGGAATTTGTGCTGGTCGCTGATGGAGCTGGGGTATGACCATCCGCGTTTGGGATCCGCTTACGAGTGGATGGCGCGCACAACGACTGGCGAGGGTATTGCGCCAATGAAAGATAAAGACGCTCCCATCCGTTATTATGCGGGCAAGTGCGGACCGGGCTTCGCCTGCGGCGCGAATAACAAACTCCCATGTGCGTGGGGCGGTTGCAAGGTGATGATGGCTTTCGGGAATCTCCCGGCAAAGGAAAGGACGCCTCTCGTCAAACGAGCCATCCAACAGGGCACGGACTTCTTTTTTACGGTCGATCCGGCCACAGCGAATTACCCGAACGGCTGGGCGGCAAAGCCGAGCGGAAATTGGTGGAAGTTCGGCTTCCCCGTTTTCTACATCACCGATATTTTGCAGATCGCCGAAGCGCTGACCGGT
This portion of the Anaerolineales bacterium genome encodes:
- a CDS encoding cyclase family protein, translated to MKTPYIDLSHTVHDGLVTYKGLPAAIVCDFLSREESRSRYAPGTEFQIGKIEMVTNTGTYVDCPFHRYADGRDLSEVELERFVDIEGIVIRADHRKGLAVTAEAFRGKDVRGRAVLVHTGWAEHWATDAYFENHPFLTEDAAVYLRDQGAKLVGIDSHNIDNTSGNTRPVHSTLLREEILIAEHLCNLENVPDEGFTFTAVPPKFKGAGTFPVRAFAKLK
- a CDS encoding nitrogen fixation protein NifH, which gives rise to MSWQSQLRGDPVPWLLEEDDPGTRYLALRDVVGLSDQDSELRSARRRAHREGPIAAVLSHMREEGYWVKAGPGYGPKYKGTVWAIVLLAQLGAKAAKDKRIERACRYLIDHALAEGGQFTAMSSGAPSGTVDCLQGNLCWSLMELGYDHPRLGSAYEWMARTTTGEGIAPMKDKDAPIRYYAGKCGPGFACGANNKLPCAWGGCKVMMAFGNLPAKERTPLVKRAIQQGTDFFFTVDPATANYPNGWAAKPSGNWWKFGFPVFYITDILQIAEALTGLGLAKDKRLSNTMKLIRDKQDEQGRWLLEYDYTGKTWLKFGKPKTPNKWVTLRALRVMKKAV